The following is a genomic window from Moorella sp. Hama-1.
GAAGGGTTTTCGGTCCGGCCTACAGCCAGGCTGTCAATATTGTATCCCCGGCGGCTGAAGAGACCCGCCACCCGGGTCAGGACGCCGGGGCGGTTTTCCACCAGGACTGAAAGGGTGCGTTTCATGCTCCCCTACCTCCCGTTACCATCTTATTGAGGGTGCCCCCCGGCGGCACCATGGGAAAGACGTTCTCCTCCCGGTCGATCTTCACGTCCAGCAGGAAGGGACCCGGTGTTGCCAGAGCTTCAGTCAGGGCCGGGACGACTTCCTCGCTGGTCATAACCAGCCGCCCCGGGATGCGGTAAGCTTCAGCCACCTTGACAAAATCCGGGTTGCCGAGCATCTCCGAGTAAGCGTAACGCCGGTCAAAGAAGAACTCCTGCCACTGGCGTACCATCCCCAGGTAGCCGTTGTTCATAAGGATGATCTTTACCGGCAGCTGGTAATGGCTGATGGTGGCCAGCTCCTGGATGTTCATCTGGAAGCTGCCGTCACCGGTAATGACTACCACCGTTTCCTCCGGCCTGGCTATGGCGGCGCCCATGGCTGCCGGCACGCCAAAGCCCATGGTGCCCAGGCCGCAGGAAGAGAAGAAGGCCCGGGGCCGCTCCAGGGGGTAGTAGTGGACGGCCCACATCTGGTGCTGGCCGACGTCGGTGGCGATCAGGGCCTGCCCTTTAGTAAGATTGTATAATTCCTCCAGGACATACTGGGGCTTCAGGCCGCACCTCTCATAATGCAGGGGGTTTTCCTCCTGCCAGCGCCGGATCTGCTGGCGCCAGGCCGGGTGTTCCCCTTTTCCCGACAGTTTTTCCAGCAGGGCGGCCAGGCCCTGGCGGGCATCGCTGACAATGGGGATATGGGCCGTGACGACCTTGCCAATCTCAGCGGCGTCGATATCAATGTGAATGATCTTCGCCTGCGGAGCGAAGGCTTCGATTTTACCCGTTACCCGGTCGTCGAAGCGGACGCCGACCCCGATGATGAGGTCCGTCTCACACATGGCGTAGTTGGCCGCTGCCGTGCCGTGCATGCCGACCATGCCCACAAAGAGGGGACTGGTTTCCGGGAAGCCCCCCTTACCCATCATGCTCATGACCACCGGGATATCCTGACCCTCGGCCAGCTGCCGCACCTCTTCATGGGCCCCGGAGGTAATTACCCCGCCCCCGATAAAGAGGAGGGGCCTGGCGGCAGCGGCTATGGCGGCCGCCGCCTGGGTTACCTGCAGGGCATGGGGTGACACC
Proteins encoded in this region:
- the ilvB gene encoding biosynthetic-type acetolactate synthase large subunit, translated to MLFTIGDRAEAKKLTGAGIIIKALQAEGVDTVFGIPGGSVLPLYHELAVSNIRHILTRHEQGAAHAAEGYARASGKPGVCIATSGPGATNLVTGITNAYMDSIPLVALTGQVSVEMIGHDSFQEADITGITLPVTKANYLVKNVHDLAATIHEAFYIATTGRPGPVLIDIPKDLTTQRAVFRYPPKLHLPGYRSKVSPHALQVTQAAAAIAAAARPLLFIGGGVITSGAHEEVRQLAEGQDIPVVMSMMGKGGFPETSPLFVGMVGMHGTAAANYAMCETDLIIGVGVRFDDRVTGKIEAFAPQAKIIHIDIDAAEIGKVVTAHIPIVSDARQGLAALLEKLSGKGEHPAWRQQIRRWQEENPLHYERCGLKPQYVLEELYNLTKGQALIATDVGQHQMWAVHYYPLERPRAFFSSCGLGTMGFGVPAAMGAAIARPEETVVVITGDGSFQMNIQELATISHYQLPVKIILMNNGYLGMVRQWQEFFFDRRYAYSEMLGNPDFVKVAEAYRIPGRLVMTSEEVVPALTEALATPGPFLLDVKIDREENVFPMVPPGGTLNKMVTGGRGA